The segment AATGTAAATAGGTCTCCTCAAACATAAATATTTTTGTCATAAATAATACAGAGCAGATGGAAAAAGGGTTGGCCGAATTAACCCATTTACCACCACACATCATTTTCTATACCTTTCTGATATTTTTAAGCCATGGACAGTGAGCTCAAACTGTTATTTAACATCAATATATCCAAGAGGTGAGGTTTGGCTCCAGGCAGAGGAACAgattctcctcttttctcttaacCTATACATGCCCAAACAGTGAATTTAGACTTAAATATATACTGCCTCCTTATGAATGGCACATTCCTAAGCTATTGGTTGCAGGTCATGCAGCCAGTCTCTTGTCCAAGCAAACTAGTGGATAAAACCCACAAAATGTGTAGGTACTACCCATAAAAACTCTTCATGCTGCATGAAGGTTTTCACTTTCAGACAAAGCAGAAAAATATCATAATACAAGAAAAAACAGTTGTCTAGATCTATTTTCAGATGTCAGAGCAGTAATGCATGGTGTTTCACATTTAAGGGCAACTATGATACAAACTTGAAACTTAAATGCATATTATAATTAAGCTCATTCATTGACAGTTACAAATAAGATATCTAATAGGACTATGACAAGTGACAACACTGCCCCTAAATATGCTTGATGTTCACCAAAATGAAAGTTTAGTATTGTTGGAACATTATATAGAGCACCCTGGCTTGCATTCATCTAGGATATTGACCTATAATAtgaagataatttgaaggagaGCAGTCTAAAGCTGTTTGAAGAGGCAAGATTTCACAAAACTGTAGGTTTTTTATCAAGATTCACAAAAGATGAATCAGACAATAAAAAGAAGTTGAAAATTGTTAACAATGATACTCTTGATCCCGTAGACTGATGATCTCGTGGACGTCATATAAACTcattcatttattcattcaaggaagAAACCAAATGGGATGCGCTAAAGAGACAGAGGGGCCTAAAAAGACTTGAATTATTTAGAGAGCCATCATTAATGAACATTGAACATGTTTATATGAGTTTGTGCTATTAAAGAGGGCAAACGTTTTTACAGAGTACCCAACCTCTGGCGACACTTCAAAACCCCCAGTTGGAGAACTTCTCTGCAACTGAACTTTGATGGCAACATCCTGATATGGATTGGTTGGCGTTAAAATCTTGAAACAGCAGCTCAAAATCAAAATGGGCAGTCAAATCGTTTCAGGTGATTGTAACACTGATAATAAATCAACTAATTTTGAACTTTTATTAAAAGCTTATAGATCGACAACCTGTTGAAAGAATTTGTTGTTCTATATTAATATTAACAATAAAAAATTCCAACGTACAACCTTGATAACCCAAAACATAAAATTAAAGTGACTGGCTGTTAGTCAAAAAATTTgctatgttttttatattaaaaatagcaAAAACAAAAGTGCTGAACTATTAATATGCAGACTAATAACTACAATGGAATTTCGCAATGTTAGATTAATACATCAGAAACAATTTGCAGCTTGAATCACTACAAAATTTCTAGCAGAGCACCAAAAAAACATGTGAAATCTTAATGAAAGCAAGATTAAAAAACTGTTTCTGCCATAAACATAATAACCAGACAGAACATGCACAGATTTATTTCAGGATGGTCAACTGATTGTTGGCTCAGGCGTCGGCTCACCTTCCTGAATCATATTCTCAGAAAAAAGGGTATTTCATTATGTGCTAGTATGGGGAGGAGGAGGTCCAGGTGCCTTAGGCCAAACTTGCTGAGGAAGAGGAAGGGGAGGAGACATATAACCACCACTCATGGCCACAGAAGGGGATGGTTGTGAAACATAATAGTATGATGACGCCATGGGCACATTATCAACAGCAGAAGTGGAACCCACAAGAGGCATTGCTGAGGCTCTTGGGATGACCAGCGCACTATCATCCTTAAACTCATCTCTAGGTACAATATCAACGAGGAAATCAAATATATCAGTCCTACCAATGGCTGCAGCAATGTCATTCTTCTGCAGAGTTCTCCTCTTGTTCTCCTCTGTGTGCATCCATGACCTCAGAGTGAGCTCTAGAATGAACATCTCACAGGCCTTGGCAAATACCACTGGAGCCTCTGCAGAGATCATCTTCACATCCTCATCTGCCTTCATGATTTTCTTGATTCTTGCCAGAGGCAGGCTATGAGCCTTGAAATCCACTGTCCGCTCAACTTCCTGCATCTGGTTCGTCCAGAATGCCTGAAGCTGCTGACAGTAAACTTGCGTAGAAGCAGCAAAAGGCATCATGGAGGTTGCCCTGTATGGATTTGTGCCATAACCTACTTGAGGTAGTTTTGTAAGCTGATGATCCATCACAAAAAATCACACTTCTGAGCTCAAATTTCATCAACCATGTTCAACTTTAGTTGGTTTTGCATGTTTTTGACAATTGGGTATCCTGTATGAGTTGAAAAGGATGGAAATCTGATACAATTCTATCAGGTGACTGTATGCACAGAAGCTACAAGCTTTAAATCAACTAAACAAACAATTATTTATATTCAAATAGTGTAAATAATACAAACTAAGGGTGGTAAACTAAAGGAAATCCAATTTATTTGAGGGTAGGATCTCAACAACTTACCTGCCTTCACCGTCTTTTGAGCATAATGCCCATGTTTGTCCTGTGCAAGGTGTGTATTCCCAATTTTGAGTTTGTTTTGTAATGAATATTTTTCTGTGCTAACACATGTCCAAATGAGCTCTGATTTGCCAACAATGGCGGTATTCCCAATATTTTAGATGGCCCTCAAATAGCCCTTTCAAAAAAGTTATGGTTGGTTGTACATGTGTTTTCATTCTAGATGGCTCTCACAATGCCCTTTCAAAATATAGTGGTTGATGGTACGTTtgcaaatattttatattttatttttagttgatTTGATATCTAATGTTTGTAAGGTTGAAACTACTGTCAAAAAAATAGTGTATTTATTAGTAGGCTTTCAATTTTTTAAAGACCCTCATCCTAAAGTTTGATGACGAGGATTGTGACTTGTTAGGTTCCTTTTTAATTGCTAAAACTGAAGTGCCTTTTCATGGTGACATTTGGATAGAACCCAAATTTAAACAGCAAATATATTCGGAATATTTTTTTTACCTCCACTTTAGTTGGATGTAATGTTAACTCATCCTTTAAGacagaaatatttttttttataaaatagaataAAACTTGAGTTCAATATATAAGGTTTTTCCAGTGTACTAAACTCTTTGATTGCAATTTATCCATTTCATCAATATTACTCTTCTAATTTTAATtagcaattaatttattttatttatttttgttgtgtaTGATTTGTGCAATCGCCCGAATCAAGTTAGATCAAGTATAGAGAATCAACCTTGAGATCTATATGGGAAGAACCCAAAACCCTCAGCTAATTATGTCACCCTTCGAGAATAGCAATtagtattgttgttgttgttgttgttattgtaatTGTGGTAGATATGATTATATATAAATTGATTTTAGCTTTGAACTTATTAGGTGACTAAGATTTTTTAAGCTCTTAATTGATCATTCCCAACAACATGCATTACCCTAGAATGGTTTAGAATTACAACTTTGTCCCTTACATTAGACTGCACCATAATCTAGTCTTTCCTTTTAACGAATATATTTCTTGCTCCTTAGGGTTGACTTTTTTTTCACTAATAAATGTTGGCTTACAACCCAAAACACCTTAAGTTTGTTAGAGTGAAAAAGGTAATCACCTAATTAATTATTATCATTAGGTCTTTATTTAAACTAACATGCTTTCACTAGCTTAAGTCATGTGTTTTTTGGTCTAAGGTTATAAGATTAAGGCACCTGTCATAATCTAATGTAATCCTAATGTAGTGTTTCATTTTTATCCTTTATCAAGAATTATTCATTGTATATTGTAACAATAATCAATATTATATCAATAATATTTTTAAACTTTAtagaaaattgattagtttttttcTCTTTTGTGATGGGATTTTTTGGTTGTAGGCAAGATTTGAGAGCTATGAGGTTCAAACATCAATtcaaacatggtattagagctttagatCTATCATTCTTtgtctatttttgagaaa is part of the Cryptomeria japonica chromosome 10, Sugi_1.0, whole genome shotgun sequence genome and harbors:
- the LOC131039291 gene encoding nuclear transcription factor Y subunit C-2 isoform X1 translates to MDHQLTKLPQVGYGTNPYRATSMMPFAASTQVYCQQLQAFWTNQMQEVERTVDFKAHSLPLARIKKIMKADEDVKMISAEAPVVFAKACEMFILELTLRSWMHTEENKRRTLQKNDIAAAIGRTDIFDFLVDIVPRDEFKDDSALVIPRASAMPLVGSTSAVDNVPMASSYYYVSQPSPSVAMSGGYMSPPLPLPQQVWPKAPGPPPPHTST
- the LOC131039291 gene encoding nuclear transcription factor Y subunit C-1 isoform X2 — its product is MMPFAASTQVYCQQLQAFWTNQMQEVERTVDFKAHSLPLARIKKIMKADEDVKMISAEAPVVFAKACEMFILELTLRSWMHTEENKRRTLQKNDIAAAIGRTDIFDFLVDIVPRDEFKDDSALVIPRASAMPLVGSTSAVDNVPMASSYYYVSQPSPSVAMSGGYMSPPLPLPQQVWPKAPGPPPPHTST